The following proteins come from a genomic window of Achromobacter deleyi:
- the aceE gene encoding pyruvate dehydrogenase (acetyl-transferring), homodimeric type, translated as MSSFAQAGAVQAANDEDTLETQEWLEALAAVLDREGPQRAHYLLERLIDEARRSGAHIPFSPNTAYVNTIPPGLEPAHPGNLELESRIRSYVRWNAMAMVVKANKHNPPDGGDLGGHIASFASLATMIGCGQNHFWHAEDENHGGDLVYFQGHTSPGMYGRAYLEGRLTEEQLNHFRQEVDGKGLSSYPHPKLMPDFWQFPTVSMGLGPLMAIYQARFLKYLHARGIADTSRRKVWVFCGDGEMDEPESLGAIALAAREKLDNLIFVINCNLQRLDGPVRGNGKIIQELEGDFRGSGWNVIKLIWGGYWDPLLAHDKEGILRKIMEDTVDGEYQAYKANDGKFVREHFFGKHPKLLEAVSRMSDEDIWRLNRGGHDPHKVFAAFDSASKHEGQPTVILAKTIKGYGMGHVGQAKNPTHQQKKLELDSIREFRDRFGIPIPDDQLADLPYFKPAEDSPEMKYLHERRAALGGYLPRRRAKADEQLQAPALDAFKAVLEPTAEGREISTTQAFVRILNQVLRDKQLGPRVVPILADESRTFGMEGLFRQIGIYAPEGQKYTPVDKDQVMYYKEAADGQLLQEGINEAGAMSSWIAAATSYSSNNRIMIPFFIYYSMFGFQRIGDLAWAAGDMQARGFLLGGTAGRTTLNGEGLQHEDGHSHILASTIPNCVSYDPTFGHELAVIIQHGLKRMVEDQENVYYYLTVMNENYPQPGLTAGDEEGIIKGMYKLKSHGKGKNRVQLMGSGTILREVMAAQELLEADWGVASDLWSVTSFTELRRNGLDAERHNMLHPDEKKPQVAYVTEQLAKTEGPIIASTDYMKLFADQIRPFVPKGREYKVLGTDGFGRSDFRAKLREHFEVDRHFVVVAALRALADEGKVPVAKVAEAIKKYGINPNKANPQYA; from the coding sequence ATGTCCTCTTTCGCCCAGGCTGGCGCCGTGCAGGCTGCCAACGACGAAGACACCCTAGAAACCCAGGAGTGGCTCGAAGCCCTGGCGGCAGTCCTTGATCGCGAAGGACCGCAGCGCGCGCACTACCTGCTGGAACGCCTGATCGACGAAGCCCGTCGTTCCGGCGCCCACATCCCGTTCTCGCCGAATACCGCTTACGTCAACACGATTCCCCCCGGCCTGGAGCCGGCGCACCCGGGCAACCTGGAACTGGAATCGCGCATCCGCTCGTACGTGCGCTGGAACGCCATGGCCATGGTGGTCAAGGCCAACAAGCACAACCCGCCGGATGGCGGCGACCTGGGCGGCCACATCGCCTCGTTCGCCTCGCTGGCCACCATGATCGGCTGCGGCCAGAACCACTTCTGGCACGCCGAAGACGAAAACCACGGCGGCGACCTAGTCTACTTCCAGGGCCACACCTCGCCCGGCATGTACGGCCGCGCCTACCTCGAAGGCCGCCTGACCGAAGAACAGCTGAACCACTTCCGCCAGGAAGTGGACGGCAAGGGCCTGTCCTCGTACCCGCATCCGAAGCTGATGCCGGACTTCTGGCAGTTCCCCACGGTATCGATGGGCCTGGGCCCGCTGATGGCCATCTACCAGGCCCGCTTCCTCAAGTACCTGCACGCCCGCGGCATCGCCGACACCAGCCGCCGCAAGGTCTGGGTGTTCTGCGGCGACGGCGAAATGGACGAACCCGAGTCGCTCGGCGCCATCGCCCTGGCCGCGCGTGAAAAGCTCGACAACCTGATCTTCGTCATCAACTGCAACCTGCAGCGCCTGGACGGCCCGGTGCGCGGCAACGGCAAGATCATCCAGGAACTGGAAGGCGACTTCCGCGGTTCGGGCTGGAACGTGATCAAGCTGATCTGGGGCGGCTACTGGGATCCGCTGCTGGCGCACGACAAGGAAGGCATCCTGCGCAAGATCATGGAAGACACCGTCGACGGCGAGTACCAGGCGTACAAGGCCAACGACGGCAAGTTCGTGCGCGAGCACTTCTTCGGCAAGCACCCCAAGCTGCTGGAAGCCGTGTCGCGCATGAGCGACGAGGACATCTGGCGCCTGAACCGTGGCGGCCACGATCCGCACAAGGTGTTCGCCGCCTTCGACTCGGCCTCCAAGCACGAAGGCCAGCCGACCGTGATCCTGGCCAAGACCATCAAGGGCTACGGCATGGGCCACGTGGGCCAGGCCAAGAACCCGACCCACCAGCAGAAGAAGCTGGAGCTGGATTCGATCCGCGAATTCCGCGATCGCTTCGGCATCCCCATCCCGGACGACCAGCTGGCCGACCTGCCGTACTTCAAGCCGGCGGAAGACTCGCCCGAAATGAAGTACCTGCACGAGCGCCGCGCCGCGCTGGGCGGCTACCTGCCGCGCCGCCGCGCCAAGGCCGACGAGCAGCTCCAGGCCCCCGCGCTGGACGCCTTCAAGGCCGTGCTGGAACCCACCGCCGAAGGCCGTGAGATCTCCACCACCCAGGCCTTCGTGCGCATCCTGAACCAGGTGCTGCGCGACAAGCAGCTGGGCCCGCGCGTCGTGCCGATCCTGGCCGACGAATCGCGCACGTTCGGCATGGAAGGCCTGTTCCGCCAGATCGGCATCTATGCGCCGGAAGGCCAGAAGTACACCCCGGTCGACAAGGACCAGGTCATGTACTACAAGGAAGCGGCCGACGGCCAGCTCCTGCAGGAAGGCATCAACGAAGCGGGCGCCATGAGCTCGTGGATCGCGGCGGCCACGTCGTACTCCTCGAACAACCGCATCATGATCCCGTTCTTCATCTACTACTCGATGTTCGGGTTCCAGCGTATCGGCGACCTGGCCTGGGCGGCCGGCGACATGCAGGCGCGCGGCTTCCTCCTGGGCGGCACCGCCGGGCGCACCACGCTCAACGGCGAAGGCCTGCAGCACGAAGACGGCCACAGCCACATCCTGGCCTCGACCATCCCCAACTGCGTCTCGTACGACCCGACCTTCGGCCACGAACTGGCCGTGATCATCCAGCATGGCCTCAAGCGCATGGTGGAAGACCAGGAAAACGTCTACTACTACCTGACGGTGATGAACGAAAACTACCCGCAGCCTGGCCTGACCGCCGGCGACGAGGAAGGCATCATCAAGGGCATGTACAAGCTCAAGTCGCACGGCAAGGGCAAGAACCGCGTGCAGCTGATGGGCTCGGGCACGATCCTGCGCGAAGTCATGGCGGCCCAGGAACTGCTGGAAGCCGACTGGGGCGTGGCCTCGGATCTGTGGAGCGTCACCAGCTTCACCGAACTGCGCCGCAACGGCCTGGACGCCGAACGCCACAACATGCTGCACCCCGACGAGAAGAAGCCGCAGGTGGCCTACGTCACGGAACAGCTGGCCAAGACGGAAGGCCCGATCATCGCGTCGACCGACTACATGAAGCTGTTCGCGGACCAGATCCGTCCGTTCGTGCCCAAGGGCCGCGAATACAAGGTGCTGGGCACCGACGGTTTCGGCCGTTCGGATTTCCGCGCCAAGCTGCGCGAGCACTTCGAGGTGGACCGCCACTTCGTCGTGGTCGCCGCGCTGCGCGCGCTGGCCGACGAAGGCAAGGTGCCGGTTGCCAAGGTGGCCGAAGCCATCAAGAAGTACGGCATCAACCCGAACAAAGCCAACCCGCAATACGCCTGA